The genomic region aaatagaaattttttattatgaccGGAATACAGATggtgtgtttttatataagtggtagaaaattaattttttacattattaatttcttaacacacatatctcatcatttgtataataacacgtgatatATCATTCCGTGTTTCGGttacattgaaaaatatctCGAGATTATAAAggcacaaaaatatttttacactttcttcaagggtttagggtttaggcatTTTAAAGgcacaaaaatatttttgcgctttttttttttcttcaagatttttagaattttgttCTTTTCTACATGTGAAAAGACTTGGAACCCTTGTCAAAAACAACTGAGCCCATCTAGAGAGGCCTTGTCGAGCCATCTCTTATCTAGTGTTTTACTTGATGTCATATTACTCGAAatgtattaaaataaatttgagaaggtcttgattaatgaaaataCATATCTCTATATTAGAATACCGTCttgtcaaaactcaaaaattcattttattaatatatagttcgttacaaaatatatatgtatatatcgcAGTTAAATATTTCAAGAGATAAACGAAAATAAACATCGAAGACTTTGCTTTGGACCACGGGCACAAatttggaccaaaaaaaaagcCCATTAGAACAAATTTGACAAAGAGGCCCAAAACGAAATACCGAACTCAGCCCTGAATGGTTGAGATCAAACTTcctgacgatccaacggtcagaacCTTTCAGCCATTCATTTAAATTCGATCTTAATTATAAACCCTAAATCTCCTCTTACCAGCCATCGTCGCAAGCTCTCTCGCTCCCTAGAGTTTCTCTTTCGCGGCCGCTGCTCTTCTCTACGATCTTCGTTTCCAATCAAGATGGTAAGCCCAACACGCCTTATATTATTCTGATCTGTAATACTCTATCGTTTTCTTCTCTTTCGTTAGCATATGATtcagctatatatatatatctgtttaTATATTGTTGAAACATGATGGCAGTGGAAATCTGTTAGGATATCGAATCGAAGCGGCATTTATTTTCATTTGGGTTGGTCCAAAAGTTAGGTCAGAGTTTGAGCAGAGTCCATAAATTCTGTTTGTATTTTCGGAAAATGGTTGCATATGAATCATATGataatgttttgaaaaaatgaTGTGGTGAAATTTAAGGGTGATAGAAATAAGTTAGGGTTTCAGAGACGGATTGTGTAGTAATGGATGTTTGGTTGCTCGTTGTAACAGGTGCTTCAGAACGATATTGATTTGCTTCACCCACCAGCTGAGCTCGAGAAGAGGAAGCACAAGCTCAAGAGGCTCGTGCAGACCCCCAACTCTTTCTTCATGGTATGAATATTAATCGATTGTTGCGTAtgcttttgtgttttttgtaTTTGTGTTGTTTGGTTATGAAATGTTCAAGTGGGATGTTGTTTAGTTATGAAATGTTTAAGTGGGATAAGAGGATACtaattttgattgttttaaaCTTGAATAGGATGTCAAGTGCCAGGGGTGCTTCAACATGTAAGTGTTATCTGTTTGTGCAGTTTTTTGTTAGTATTTTTAAGATTGTGCGCTAAATTGCGAAGAAAGagaattttgttgttgtttagaagtgaatttaatggaatttgtttGTGCAGAACCACTGTGTTCAGTCACTCGCAAACAGTTGTGGTGTGTGGGAACTGCCAGACTGTGCTGTGCCAGCCTACCGGTGGTCGTGCCAGGCTCACTGAGGGTTGCTCTTTCAGGAGGAAAGGGGACTGATGCTCCTGCTAAGACCACTTTTGACTCATGTTAGTTTATGTGAAACGGAGCCTTTTGAAGGTTCATTTTCGTGGAAGAAAATAAATGGGTGCTGTTGTTATTGTCAAGTTATCTAGGTTTGGGTTCCGatattta from Pyrus communis chromosome 4, drPyrComm1.1, whole genome shotgun sequence harbors:
- the LOC137731866 gene encoding small ribosomal subunit protein eS27y, which produces MVLQNDIDLLHPPAELEKRKHKLKRLVQTPNSFFMDVKCQGCFNITTVFSHSQTVVVCGNCQTVLCQPTGGRARLTEGCSFRRKGD